From a region of the Anaerobacillus sp. CMMVII genome:
- a CDS encoding class D sortase, which produces MTKTLSEAKEIVSNERNTPKVFNPKLNDIIGIISIPKLEKDLPIIVGTDDEQLNKGVGHYIGTKYPGENGQILLSGHRDTVFRGLGNLLHGDEIKLDVEYGSFSYEIVNTYIVDADDTTVINFDLDEEVLVLSTCYPFQYVGDAPQRYIIEAKPRNK; this is translated from the coding sequence GTGACCAAAACTCTTTCAGAAGCTAAAGAAATTGTAAGTAATGAGCGTAATACCCCAAAAGTTTTTAATCCTAAATTAAATGATATTATTGGAATCATTAGTATTCCAAAGCTAGAAAAAGATCTTCCGATTATCGTTGGAACAGATGATGAGCAATTAAATAAAGGGGTAGGCCATTATATTGGGACGAAATATCCTGGTGAAAACGGGCAAATCCTTTTGTCAGGGCACAGAGATACTGTGTTTCGAGGGTTAGGTAATCTTCTCCATGGTGATGAAATTAAGCTTGATGTGGAGTATGGGTCATTCTCGTACGAAATCGTCAATACGTATATCGTTGATGCTGACGATACAACAGTCATTAATTTCGACTTAGACGAGGAAGTTTTGGTTTTATCGACATGTTATCCGTTTCAATATGTTGGTGATGCACCGCAGCGGTATATTATTGAGGCAAAGCCAAGAAATAAATAA
- a CDS encoding UDP-N-acetylmuramoyl-L-alanyl-D-glutamate--2,6-diaminopimelate ligase, translated as MTPITLSDLVKAFSNFTYTGVQSNSKQIEEGNIFVAIDGTAVDGHRFIDDAIKRGAIAVVGEKPLSNLSVPYFQVTNSRQAIGLLAANFYGYPSKKHTVIGITGTNGKTTTSYLIKHIISFAGESCSLFGTVEHTVNDTKVPAINTTPDSTLLQKLLFESNDRYVVMEASSHGIVQHRLEGTSFDYGLFTNLSHDHLDYHGNLDNYFNAKAQLFKMLKKNGEAIIGSYSPWGIKLKERLKAEGITTSTFGEKEDDDLQLLSMESQEKPTFQIREGLRKHTLCSPLPGIHNVWNTMQAYLLARRIGIEPVVIAEALKTFTGVPGRFEQYKHPEKAKLIVDYAHSPDAIAHCLHTSRDMTSGRLLHIFGFRGKRDRLKRMTMVETSVELSDEVIITLDDLNGEDLQEMVFEINNLISKVGKNKCKVILDRTEAIKYAWDTADHVDTVLITGKGPEKYQQSFSIPSNTDQETISYLEKLL; from the coding sequence ATGACACCAATTACCTTGAGTGACCTAGTTAAAGCTTTTAGTAACTTTACATATACTGGGGTGCAGTCTAATTCAAAACAGATAGAAGAAGGAAATATCTTTGTAGCAATAGATGGAACAGCTGTTGATGGACATCGCTTTATTGATGATGCGATAAAAAGAGGAGCCATTGCTGTTGTAGGGGAGAAGCCTTTGAGTAATCTCTCAGTACCATATTTCCAAGTGACTAACTCGCGCCAGGCGATTGGTTTATTAGCTGCGAACTTTTATGGGTACCCATCGAAAAAGCATACAGTAATCGGTATTACTGGTACTAACGGAAAAACGACAACCTCATATCTAATCAAACATATCATTAGTTTTGCTGGTGAGAGCTGTTCTCTTTTTGGAACGGTTGAGCATACTGTTAACGATACTAAGGTACCTGCAATTAATACAACCCCTGATTCTACCTTGTTGCAAAAATTATTATTTGAAAGCAATGATCGATATGTTGTGATGGAAGCTTCTTCCCATGGCATTGTACAACATAGATTGGAAGGAACGTCATTTGATTACGGACTTTTTACAAATTTAAGCCATGATCATCTCGATTATCATGGTAATTTAGATAATTACTTTAACGCTAAAGCCCAGCTTTTCAAAATGTTGAAAAAAAATGGTGAAGCGATTATCGGAAGTTATTCACCGTGGGGGATTAAATTAAAGGAACGTTTAAAGGCAGAGGGAATCACAACTTCGACATTTGGTGAAAAAGAGGATGATGATCTACAATTGCTAAGCATGGAAAGTCAAGAGAAGCCTACCTTCCAAATAAGGGAAGGTCTCCGTAAACATACTCTCTGTTCTCCACTGCCAGGAATTCATAACGTTTGGAATACGATGCAAGCGTATTTATTAGCACGAAGAATAGGGATCGAGCCAGTTGTTATTGCAGAAGCCTTGAAAACCTTTACCGGGGTACCAGGTAGGTTTGAACAGTATAAACACCCTGAAAAAGCTAAGTTAATCGTAGATTACGCACATAGCCCTGATGCAATTGCCCATTGTTTGCATACATCACGAGATATGACAAGTGGCAGGCTTCTCCATATTTTTGGCTTTCGTGGCAAACGTGATCGTTTAAAAAGAATGACAATGGTTGAAACATCTGTCGAACTTAGTGATGAAGTAATTATTACCTTAGATGATTTAAACGGTGAAGATCTTCAAGAAATGGTTTTTGAAATCAATAACTTAATCTCAAAGGTTGGTAAGAATAAATGTAAAGTAATTTTAGACAGGACTGAAGCAATAAAATATGCTTGGGACACAGCCGACCATGTGGACACTGTTCTGATAACCGGAAAAGGTCCAGAAAAATACCAACAAAGTTTTTCAATCCCTAGCAATACAGATCAAGAAACCATCTCCTATCTAGAAAAATTATTATAG
- a CDS encoding DsbA family protein — protein MSKAKSNPMKPLVLITVVIIILVSAIVVINSKQNQATDGKILVNHPSIENQPTIGDPNASVSVVEFADYKCPACKMWGEQIFPLLKKDFVDTGKITFSYVNVLFHGDESFLGSLAGEAVWNQDPEAFWEFNKALYQEQPSIQNHDDPWITVEKVMEVAKKAVPHLDLELLEQDIINMTYKDAVLLDDQLVEELDIPFTPSIIINGTFVEEPFDYELIKQLIEGGLGN, from the coding sequence ATGTCAAAGGCAAAAAGTAATCCGATGAAGCCATTAGTATTAATCACTGTTGTCATTATTATCTTAGTAAGCGCGATCGTCGTTATAAATAGTAAACAAAACCAAGCGACTGATGGAAAAATTCTAGTTAATCATCCTTCTATCGAAAATCAACCAACAATAGGTGATCCAAATGCTTCTGTTTCTGTTGTTGAGTTTGCCGACTACAAATGCCCAGCTTGTAAAATGTGGGGCGAACAGATCTTCCCTCTATTGAAAAAAGACTTCGTTGATACTGGAAAGATTACATTTTCATATGTAAATGTATTGTTCCATGGTGATGAATCGTTTTTAGGATCATTAGCAGGTGAGGCAGTCTGGAATCAAGATCCTGAGGCGTTCTGGGAGTTTAACAAAGCCCTTTATCAAGAACAACCATCGATCCAAAATCATGATGATCCATGGATCACAGTTGAAAAGGTGATGGAGGTTGCGAAAAAAGCAGTTCCTCATCTTGATCTCGAACTGCTTGAACAAGATATCATAAATATGACCTACAAAGATGCAGTCCTTCTTGATGATCAACTAGTTGAGGAATTAGATATTCCGTTTACACCAAGTATCATTATTAATGGAACATTTGTTGAAGAACCGTTTGATTATGAATTAATCAAACAGCTAATTGAAGGGGGATTAGGGAACTAA
- a CDS encoding disulfide oxidoreductase, producing MSVSRSALFLYFAWFVAVVATLGSLYFSEIRMFLPCQLCWYQRIAMYPLAVILGIAAYTNDLKITKYALPFSIVGGSISFYHYLLEKVPGFASVKPCSQGIPCDVAWINWLGFITIPFLALIAFVMITVFLLISKKLSK from the coding sequence ATGTCCGTTTCTCGTTCTGCGTTGTTCCTTTATTTTGCTTGGTTTGTAGCTGTGGTAGCTACATTAGGAAGCTTATATTTTAGCGAAATTCGCATGTTTCTTCCTTGTCAACTTTGCTGGTATCAGCGGATTGCGATGTATCCTTTAGCAGTCATTTTAGGGATTGCTGCTTATACAAATGATTTAAAAATTACGAAATACGCTTTACCTTTTTCTATTGTTGGAGGTTCAATCTCGTTTTACCATTATTTATTGGAAAAAGTGCCAGGGTTTGCGAGTGTAAAACCTTGCTCACAAGGTATTCCTTGTGATGTAGCCTGGATTAACTGGTTAGGGTTTATTACGATTCCGTTTTTAGCACTTATTGCGTTTGTGATGATTACTGTTTTTTTATTAATCAGCAAAAAACTTTCAAAATAA
- a CDS encoding nitrite reductase, translating into MSTTKMVSLAVNGGIGFGAKLTPKQLVALGTYLDEDTEIELTTFQQLIIQVAEENVETAKKALEAVGFSVYKVGPYVKSLRTCNFCQGADEEGMPVAIELNKRIAGQEVPFTLRPAYTGCPNACGEPLINDIGVIKRNDHYELYVGGQAKGEDARAGVLLKDQLEPEELYRLVDAVLEVYRNNGRKREKLAKFIHRYGFENLKKAVSV; encoded by the coding sequence ATGAGCACGACAAAAATGGTTTCATTAGCTGTTAATGGAGGAATAGGCTTTGGTGCAAAACTAACCCCAAAGCAACTGGTTGCCTTAGGCACTTATCTAGACGAAGATACCGAAATTGAATTAACCACTTTTCAACAGTTGATTATTCAAGTTGCAGAAGAGAACGTAGAGACAGCAAAAAAAGCTTTAGAAGCAGTTGGCTTCTCAGTTTACAAGGTTGGTCCTTATGTTAAAAGCCTTCGGACCTGTAACTTTTGCCAAGGTGCAGATGAAGAAGGAATGCCTGTAGCTATCGAATTGAATAAGCGTATCGCAGGTCAGGAAGTACCATTTACGTTACGTCCTGCTTACACGGGTTGTCCCAATGCTTGCGGCGAACCTCTCATAAACGATATTGGGGTCATTAAGCGTAATGACCACTATGAGCTGTATGTTGGGGGTCAAGCCAAAGGTGAAGATGCCCGCGCTGGGGTATTGCTAAAAGATCAACTAGAGCCAGAAGAATTATATCGTTTGGTTGACGCTGTTTTAGAAGTGTATCGAAACAATGGCAGAAAGCGTGAAAAATTAGCTAAATTTATTCATCGGTACGGCTTTGAAAATTTGAAAAAAGCTGTATCTGTATAA
- the lgt gene encoding prolipoprotein diacylglyceryl transferase, with amino-acid sequence MEPLFSVGPINIYLFGMMIAVGTLVGLYLFLKVAKSKGLNEKVLLDVVLVSFIGGVVGARLVYVLVYNPTYYLSNPIEIILIHNGGLSIHGGLLGGLLVGILYLKKKEIPIWRTLDIAVPFIILAQGISRIGCDVFGVPTMSDPLWAIRVDGVLLHPAQAYEFTLNYLLFGYLWLRLQSTAYHGQVFFHYLIGFLTIRGIVEFFRDNPLLYGLISVSHVMSLAGIFVVVILMIYRKKTTKVIVSPSVPRYEIAKVWFYIWVLTLVSIILYYLLQG; translated from the coding sequence GTGGAACCATTATTTAGTGTTGGACCAATCAATATTTATTTGTTCGGTATGATGATAGCAGTTGGTACGTTAGTAGGCTTGTATCTTTTTCTAAAGGTGGCTAAAAGTAAAGGATTAAATGAAAAAGTATTATTAGATGTAGTGCTGGTATCATTTATAGGAGGAGTAGTTGGTGCCCGATTAGTTTATGTCCTCGTGTATAATCCTACCTACTATTTATCTAACCCAATAGAAATTATACTCATCCATAATGGTGGACTTTCTATCCATGGTGGTCTACTTGGAGGATTACTAGTTGGAATTTTGTATTTAAAGAAAAAGGAAATTCCGATCTGGAGAACATTGGACATAGCTGTACCATTCATCATTTTAGCTCAAGGAATTAGTAGAATAGGTTGTGATGTTTTTGGAGTACCAACCATGAGTGATCCGTTATGGGCAATTAGAGTTGATGGAGTATTGTTACATCCAGCTCAGGCCTATGAATTTACTCTAAATTACTTGTTGTTTGGTTACTTGTGGTTAAGGTTACAGAGTACAGCCTACCATGGGCAGGTGTTTTTTCATTATTTAATAGGGTTTTTGACAATAAGAGGGATTGTTGAGTTCTTCAGGGATAATCCGCTTCTTTACGGATTGATCAGCGTAAGCCACGTCATGAGCCTAGCTGGGATTTTCGTTGTAGTGATCTTAATGATCTATCGAAAGAAAACAACCAAGGTTATTGTCTCACCTAGTGTACCAAGATATGAAATTGCCAAGGTTTGGTTTTATATCTGGGTTTTAACACTAGTTTCTATTATTCTTTACTATTTGCTTCAAGGATAA
- a CDS encoding 4Fe-4S binding protein, producing MALPEKKLPSSNPKKPFNFLDIPFINKFIKSKWYPGIFQWLGMAFFGLIVFELMTGTVNPHRNWGTAMTWVLWWPIVPILFILVGRFWCAVCPFGKISDIVRRLVGSQSPMPKFLKKYGIWLIDITFIAITWADHIFGVVHSPRGSGILLLLLLTMVIVTSVFYERRTFCKSLCFLGGLAGNYSRAGMLELRGNPDICRTCKTQACYKGSEKAEACNMFQFVRTMDNSAECNLCGDCVKNCPNESIRISPRKPTMELWGIKKPMLEQSFLAAVIMGIVLVQNVTMLEVWNTILNGIGTVTRTSNFNVNFTIAFIIAMIIPIAMLWYASKLGSKTYLDTTTKDNFIRFGYAYIPIDLAGHLGHNLFHLLTETKALYYNTLGLFGVYKTGDLAVVSDGTVQIFQFILVAVGTWLSIYAVYRIGKKKSFKQLWPFYLLMLIFGIINFYLFSLPMDHRVH from the coding sequence ATGGCCTTACCAGAAAAAAAATTACCATCTTCAAACCCTAAAAAACCGTTTAACTTCTTAGATATTCCATTCATCAATAAATTCATTAAAAGTAAGTGGTATCCTGGTATCTTTCAGTGGTTAGGAATGGCGTTCTTTGGTCTGATCGTTTTTGAATTAATGACAGGAACAGTTAATCCGCACCGAAATTGGGGAACTGCGATGACTTGGGTCCTTTGGTGGCCGATTGTTCCAATTTTATTCATCTTAGTAGGTCGGTTTTGGTGTGCAGTATGTCCGTTCGGGAAAATAAGTGATATTGTTCGTCGGTTAGTTGGTAGTCAAAGTCCGATGCCGAAGTTTTTAAAAAAGTATGGTATTTGGTTAATTGATATTACCTTTATCGCGATTACTTGGGCAGACCATATTTTCGGAGTGGTGCATTCTCCAAGAGGGTCAGGAATTTTACTATTATTACTTTTAACAATGGTTATCGTGACATCTGTTTTTTACGAAAGAAGAACATTTTGTAAGTCACTTTGTTTCCTTGGTGGATTAGCAGGAAACTATTCAAGAGCTGGGATGTTAGAGTTAAGAGGAAACCCAGACATCTGTCGAACTTGTAAAACTCAAGCTTGTTATAAAGGAAGCGAAAAGGCAGAAGCCTGTAACATGTTTCAGTTTGTAAGAACAATGGACAATAGTGCAGAATGTAACCTTTGTGGGGACTGTGTGAAAAACTGTCCGAATGAATCAATTCGAATTTCACCAAGAAAACCAACAATGGAGCTTTGGGGTATTAAGAAACCAATGCTTGAGCAATCATTCTTAGCAGCGGTTATTATGGGGATCGTATTGGTTCAAAACGTAACGATGTTAGAAGTTTGGAACACGATTTTAAATGGAATCGGAACTGTTACAAGAACTAGTAATTTCAACGTTAACTTTACAATCGCCTTTATTATCGCGATGATTATTCCAATTGCAATGCTTTGGTATGCGTCAAAATTAGGTTCAAAGACATATCTTGATACAACAACGAAGGATAACTTCATTCGTTTTGGCTATGCGTACATTCCAATTGACCTAGCTGGTCACTTAGGACATAATTTGTTCCATCTATTAACTGAAACGAAGGCATTGTATTACAATACACTTGGATTATTTGGAGTTTACAAGACTGGAGATTTAGCAGTAGTTTCTGATGGAACTGTACAGATCTTCCAATTTATTTTAGTAGCTGTAGGTACTTGGTTATCAATCTACGCAGTTTACCGTATTGGTAAGAAAAAGTCCTTCAAACAGCTATGGCCATTCTACTTATTAATGCTCATCTTTGGTATTATCAATTTCTATCTATTCTCATTACCAATGGATCACCGCGTGCATTAA
- a CDS encoding TVP38/TMEM64 family protein — translation MEENIVLFFEEYSNYAIILSILINVIVAVFGVIPSFFVTGANIIFFGFWQGTLISFAGEAIGAIVAFLLYRKGFRKLSTVTVEKYPKAKMLLWKQGKEAFYLILSLRLLPFVPSGLVTFISSIGKVSFIIFAMASTLGKVPALLIEAYSVYQVTQWTWQGKVILVGVGLYLVFLAFKNNRKRS, via the coding sequence ATGGAAGAAAATATAGTTTTATTTTTTGAAGAATATTCAAACTATGCTATCATATTGAGCATTTTGATAAATGTCATAGTTGCCGTTTTTGGTGTCATCCCGAGCTTCTTTGTAACGGGAGCTAACATCATATTCTTTGGGTTCTGGCAGGGAACGCTTATTTCATTTGCAGGAGAAGCAATTGGAGCAATTGTCGCATTTTTACTCTATAGAAAAGGCTTTAGAAAGCTCTCTACTGTAACGGTGGAAAAGTATCCAAAGGCCAAAATGTTACTTTGGAAACAGGGCAAAGAAGCTTTTTATTTAATTTTATCCTTAAGACTATTACCATTTGTCCCTTCAGGATTAGTTACTTTTATTAGTTCGATAGGCAAAGTTTCATTTATTATTTTTGCTATGGCTAGTACCTTAGGGAAAGTTCCAGCCTTATTAATTGAAGCTTATTCCGTTTACCAAGTTACGCAATGGACATGGCAGGGAAAAGTAATTTTAGTTGGAGTGGGGCTATATTTAGTATTTCTTGCTTTTAAAAACAATAGGAAAAGAAGTTAA